In the Loxodonta africana isolate mLoxAfr1 chromosome 1, mLoxAfr1.hap2, whole genome shotgun sequence genome, one interval contains:
- the LOC135233000 gene encoding olfactory receptor 2H2-like: protein MITICNDSHSDFILLGFSDKPYLEQILFWVILIFYCLTIVGNMVIVLVSSKDIKLHIPMYFFLSNLSLVDLCFTSSCVPQMLVNLWGPEKTISYTGCAIQIYVFLWLGTTECVLLVVMAVDRFVAVCHPLQYTTIMYPKLCLQLSILAWGTGLVQSLIQSSATLQLPFCSHRRVDDIVCEVPALIQLSSADTTYNEIQVSIASIILLVVPLIIILFSYGAIGKAVLKIKSTAGQKKAFGTCTSHLLVVSLFYGTVTAVYFQPKNHYAHEGGKFLTLFYTIVTPTLNPLIYALRNKEVKGALIRLGRRT, encoded by the coding sequence ATGATCACAATTTGCAATGACAGCCACAGTGATTTCATCCTCCTGGGATTCTCTGACAAGCCATATTTAGAGCAGATACTTTTTTGGGtcattctgatattttattgcttGACAATTGTTGGAAATATGGTCATAGTTCTTGTCTCCTCGAAGGATATAAAACTCCACATTcctatgtatttctttctttccaaccttTCCTTGGTAGATCTCTGTTTCACAAGCAGCTGTGTTCCACAGATGTTGGTTAATCTCTGGGGTCCAGAGAAGACCATAAGCTACACTGGCTGTGCCATTCAAATCTATGTCTTCTTATGGCTTGGGACCACTGAATGTGTCCTTCTTGTGGTCATGGCTGTGGATCGCTTTGTGGCAGTATGTCATCCACTGCAATATACCACTATCATGTACCCGAAACTCTGCCTGCAGCTCTCCATTCTGGCATGGGGGACTGGTCTGGTTCAGTCTCTGATCCAGTCCTCTGCCACCCTTCAGTTACCCTTCTGTTCCCACCGGAGAGTGGATGACATTGTGTGTGAAGTCCCAGCCCTGATTCAGCTCTCCAGTGCAGACACCACCTACAATGAAATTCAGGTGTCCATAGCCAGTATTATTCTCCTAGTGGTGCCTTTGATCATTATCCTTTTCTCTTATGGTGCTATTGGTAAGGCTGTGCTGAAGATAAAGTCAACTGCAGGGCAGAAGAAAGCATTTGGCACCTGTACTTCTCACCTTCTTGTGGTTTCCCTCTTCTATGGCACCGTCACAGCTGTCTACTTTCAACCCAAGAATCATTATGCTCATGAAGGTGGCAAGTTTCTCACCCTTTTTTACACCATAGTAACCCCTACTCTTAACCCCCTTATCTACGCTTTAagaaacaaagaagtaaaggGGGCACTAATAAGATTAGGGAGGAGGACCTAA